From the genome of Bacteroides sp. MSB163, one region includes:
- the rpmA gene encoding 50S ribosomal protein L27: MAHKKGVGSSKNGRESQSKRLGVKIFGGEACKAGNIIIRQRGTEFHPGNNIGMGKDHTLFALVDGTVQFKVTKEDRRYVSVIPAESTEA, translated from the coding sequence ATGGCACATAAAAAAGGTGTCGGTAGTTCTAAGAACGGCCGCGAATCACAGAGCAAGAGATTAGGCGTTAAGATATTTGGTGGCGAAGCTTGCAAAGCAGGCAACATCATCATTCGTCAAAGAGGTACTGAATTCCACCCGGGTAATAACATCGGTATGGGTAAAGACCACACTCTTTTCGCTTTAGTAGACGGAACTGTACAGTTCAAAGTAACCAAGGAAGACAGACGTTATGTATCTGTAATCCCTGCCGAAAGCACAGAAGCGTAA
- the rplU gene encoding 50S ribosomal protein L21, with translation MYAIVEINGQQFKAEAGKKLFVHHIQNAENGTTVEFDKVLLVDKDGAITVGAPTVEGAKVVCQIVSSLVKGDKVLIFHKKRRKGHRKLNGHRQQFTELTITEVVA, from the coding sequence ATGTACGCAATTGTAGAAATCAACGGTCAGCAATTTAAAGCAGAAGCTGGCAAAAAGCTGTTTGTACACCACATCCAGAATGCAGAAAACGGTACGACAGTAGAATTTGACAAGGTTCTTTTGGTAGACAAAGACGGTGCAATCACTGTAGGCGCTCCTACTGTAGAAGGTGCAAAAGTTGTTTGTCAGATTGTATCCAGCCTGGTAAAAGGTGACAAAGTTCTCATTTTCCACAAGAAAAGAAGAAAAGGTCATCGCAAGTTGAACGGTCACCGTCAACAATTCACAGAGTTAACAATTACAGAAGTAGTAGCTTAA